A portion of the Flavobacterium limnophilum genome contains these proteins:
- the tnpA gene encoding IS200/IS605 family transposase: MANTYHQVYIQAVFAVKYRNAVLEKKWRNEIQGVIGNLINETGCKTIIVNGVEDHIHCFLGLKPTVSISELMKTIKAKSSKYINDNKLILNRFEWQEGYGVFSYSQSHIDKVYKYIANQEAHHKKQTFRDEYLAFLDKFEVSFDERYIFEDLI; encoded by the coding sequence ATGGCAAATACCTATCATCAAGTATATATACAAGCTGTTTTCGCCGTAAAATATAGAAATGCGGTTCTAGAAAAAAAATGGCGCAATGAAATTCAAGGAGTAATAGGGAATTTAATAAATGAAACCGGATGTAAAACGATTATTGTTAATGGTGTTGAAGATCACATACATTGCTTCTTAGGTTTGAAGCCAACGGTATCAATTTCAGAATTAATGAAGACCATAAAAGCAAAATCATCAAAATATATCAATGATAACAAGCTAATTTTAAATCGATTTGAATGGCAGGAAGGTTATGGCGTTTTTTCATATAGTCAATCTCATATAGATAAAGTTTACAAGTATATAGCTAATCAAGAAGCGCATCATAAGAAACAGACATTCAGAGATGAATATTTGGCTTTTTTAGACAAATTTGAAGTCTCTTTTGATGAAAGATATATTTTTGAGGATTTGATATGA
- a CDS encoding IS256 family transposase, whose translation MKKEDLLSDEFLKQFKTGEDLYGFLAQLQKRGIEKMLEGELDAHLGYDKHEKTTKSNARNGFSNKKIKTSFGESQIQVPRDREASFNPLIVPKRQNMLDGLENVIISLYAKGMSNSDIEEQIREVYNFEVSTSTISRITDTVSSDIIAWQNRPLEAVYLIVWMDGIVFKVRENSKIVNKTIYLAVGLNREGKKEVLGMWLGKNESASFWLGVLTDLKARGVEDILITATDNLNGFTQTIKNVFPESQTQICVVHQIRNSARYVVWKDKKEFSADMKLIYNAPTKEAAKASLGDFSKKWNNKYPYAIKSWEENWEELTVFFDFPVEIRKIIYTTNLIENLNGKIRKYTKNKLSFPTDEAVLKSVYLALREATKKWSMPIQNWGLILNQFLTIFEKRVQL comes from the coding sequence ATGAAAAAGGAAGATTTATTATCCGATGAATTTTTGAAGCAATTCAAAACAGGCGAAGACCTTTATGGCTTCTTAGCCCAACTACAAAAGCGAGGAATAGAGAAAATGCTCGAAGGCGAATTAGACGCCCATTTAGGCTATGATAAGCACGAGAAAACTACAAAATCCAATGCTCGTAATGGTTTTTCTAACAAGAAAATAAAAACCTCATTTGGCGAATCTCAGATTCAAGTTCCCAGAGATCGAGAAGCCTCATTTAACCCTTTAATTGTGCCCAAAAGGCAAAATATGCTCGATGGTTTAGAGAACGTAATAATCTCTCTCTATGCCAAAGGAATGAGCAATAGCGACATCGAAGAACAAATAAGAGAAGTTTATAATTTTGAGGTTTCCACTAGTACTATTTCTAGGATAACCGACACGGTTTCGAGTGATATTATTGCTTGGCAAAACCGACCTTTAGAGGCTGTTTATCTGATAGTCTGGATGGACGGAATTGTTTTTAAAGTTAGAGAAAACTCAAAAATAGTCAATAAAACCATCTATTTAGCCGTTGGACTTAATAGAGAAGGTAAAAAAGAAGTCCTTGGAATGTGGCTAGGAAAGAATGAAAGTGCTAGTTTCTGGCTTGGCGTTTTAACAGATTTAAAAGCTAGAGGAGTTGAAGATATACTAATTACTGCTACTGACAATCTAAATGGTTTTACGCAAACTATCAAAAATGTATTCCCAGAATCACAAACCCAAATCTGTGTAGTACATCAAATTAGAAACTCAGCTCGTTATGTGGTTTGGAAAGATAAAAAGGAATTTTCGGCAGATATGAAGCTTATTTACAATGCTCCAACTAAAGAAGCTGCTAAAGCATCTCTGGGAGATTTTTCTAAAAAATGGAATAATAAATATCCTTATGCGATTAAATCCTGGGAAGAAAATTGGGAGGAACTTACCGTATTCTTTGACTTTCCAGTAGAAATCAGAAAGATAATTTACACCACAAATTTAATCGAAAACCTCAATGGTAAAATCAGAAAATACACTAAAAACAAATTATCATTCCCAACGGATGAAGCTGTTTTAAAATCTGTATATTTGGCTTTGAGAGAGGCAACCAAAAAATGGTCGATGCCAATCCAAAACTGGGGATTAATCCTCAACCAGTTCTTAACTATATTTGAAAAAAGGGTTCAACTTTAA
- a CDS encoding type II toxin-antitoxin system antitoxin SocA domain-containing protein has product MKSPFTGKEMLLSKEKRTIAFRKENFPVVFHFYKCEATQEQFTTTALDELNINQVYNQYRDKFNIPFPDEIIKIRAQYDIPASKMSAILGFGTHSYRQYEAGEMPNTSNARLIQMAGDPNKFVEMIQLWDSTDEKIKAKYLKTTQHLIEEQNRNSFNVNLKDYLLGKHLADIYSGYRNPNFEKFAEMVVYFSDTVQPYKTKMNKLLFYADFLMFKQSCFSISGVRYNAINMGPVPHNFNSIFEYLANQDVIDVCYTKFPDGNTGEQFQSRKDRPFNAGLFSEYELDVLNKVSSAFQTTSTNDIIELSHLEAAWQKNEQNKSIISYEHAFELSQI; this is encoded by the coding sequence ATGAAAAGCCCCTTTACAGGAAAAGAAATGTTATTGTCCAAAGAAAAAAGGACAATAGCTTTTAGAAAAGAAAATTTTCCGGTCGTGTTTCATTTTTATAAATGTGAAGCCACCCAAGAACAATTTACCACTACCGCATTGGACGAATTGAACATCAACCAGGTCTATAATCAATATCGCGATAAATTTAATATTCCGTTTCCCGATGAAATCATAAAAATTAGAGCGCAATATGACATCCCTGCTTCCAAAATGTCGGCCATATTAGGTTTTGGCACCCATAGTTATCGTCAATATGAAGCTGGAGAGATGCCCAATACTTCGAACGCCCGTTTGATTCAAATGGCCGGCGACCCCAATAAATTTGTTGAAATGATCCAGTTATGGGATTCCACTGATGAAAAAATCAAGGCCAAATATCTTAAAACCACCCAACATTTAATAGAAGAGCAAAACAGAAATAGTTTTAACGTCAATCTTAAAGATTATTTACTAGGCAAACATTTGGCCGATATTTATTCGGGATATCGAAACCCCAATTTTGAAAAATTTGCCGAGATGGTCGTTTACTTTTCGGATACTGTTCAGCCCTATAAGACCAAGATGAATAAACTCTTGTTTTATGCCGATTTTTTAATGTTTAAACAAAGTTGTTTTTCCATAAGCGGCGTTCGATATAATGCCATCAATATGGGACCCGTTCCGCATAATTTCAACAGTATTTTTGAATATTTAGCCAACCAAGACGTGATTGACGTGTGTTACACTAAATTTCCAGACGGCAATACCGGTGAGCAATTTCAATCCAGAAAAGACAGACCTTTTAATGCCGGTCTTTTTTCAGAATATGAATTAGACGTTTTAAATAAAGTGTCCTCCGCCTTCCAAACAACCAGCACCAATGACATTATTGAATTGAGTCATTTAGAAGCCGCTTGGCAAAAAAATGAACAAAACAAAAGCATCATCAGTTATGAACATGCTTTTGAATTAAGTCAAATATAA
- a CDS encoding restriction endonuclease subunit S: protein MSNKLPKDWKIVSISKIGKIETGTTPSKAITEYYGTEYPFYKPSDLDAGINVFKSIDGLTKLGVDKARYVAENTTLVTCIGATIGKTGYLKKGGGFNQQINAIIPNVGVNPKFIYYQAIGLDFQKQIKNNASATTLPLLNKSKFQLLTMVNCPLENQTLIVSKIEELFSELDKGIEDLKTAQQQLKTYRQSVLKWAFEGRLTNKKVKDWKLPKGWKLLTLDNVTKKITDGEHFRPQTQETGIPFLSAKDVQSNGVSFDKPLYISKETAKKALQRCNPERGDILIVSRGATVGRMCIVNTDNQFCLLGSVILIKVNNSIDSKLLNYLLKSPIANQKMITVSGATAQQAIYLRDIKKIEISLPPLEEQHQIVQEIESRLSVADKMEESISQSLLQAEALRQSILKKAFSGELV from the coding sequence ATGTCAAATAAATTACCGAAGGATTGGAAAATAGTATCTATATCGAAAATTGGAAAAATTGAAACAGGCACAACTCCTAGTAAGGCTATTACTGAATATTATGGCACTGAATATCCATTTTATAAACCTTCAGATTTAGATGCTGGCATAAATGTTTTTAAATCAATTGATGGATTAACAAAACTTGGAGTTGATAAAGCAAGATATGTTGCAGAAAACACAACACTTGTCACTTGTATTGGAGCAACAATTGGTAAAACTGGTTATTTAAAAAAAGGTGGAGGTTTTAATCAGCAAATTAATGCTATTATTCCAAATGTAGGTGTAAACCCTAAATTTATATATTATCAAGCAATTGGTTTAGATTTTCAAAAACAAATTAAGAATAATGCTTCTGCAACAACTTTACCACTACTCAATAAAAGTAAGTTTCAATTATTGACAATGGTTAATTGCCCTTTAGAAAACCAAACCCTCATCGTCTCCAAAATAGAAGAACTTTTCAGCGAGCTAGACAAAGGTATAGAAGATTTAAAAACAGCCCAACAGCAACTCAAAACCTATAGACAAAGTGTGTTGAAATGGGCTTTTGAAGGGAGATTGACGAATAAAAAAGTGAAGGATTGGAAATTGCCGAAGGGATGGAAGTTATTAACATTGGATAACGTAACTAAAAAAATAACCGATGGAGAACATTTTAGACCTCAAACACAAGAAACTGGAATTCCTTTTCTTTCTGCTAAAGATGTTCAAAGTAATGGTGTGTCATTTGACAAACCGCTCTATATTTCAAAAGAAACAGCAAAAAAAGCTTTGCAAAGATGTAATCCTGAAAGAGGAGATATTCTAATTGTAAGTAGAGGCGCTACAGTTGGACGAATGTGCATAGTAAATACTGATAATCAGTTTTGTTTACTTGGAAGTGTTATTCTAATAAAAGTTAATAATAGTATCGATAGTAAACTTTTAAATTATTTGCTAAAATCTCCAATAGCAAATCAAAAAATGATAACTGTTTCTGGAGCAACCGCACAACAAGCAATTTACTTAAGAGATATAAAAAAAATAGAAATATCATTACCTCCACTCGAAGAGCAACACCAAATCGTTCAAGAAATAGAAAGCCGTTTGAGCGTGGCGGATAAAATGGAGGAAAGTATTAGTCAAAGTTTATTGCAGGCAGAGGCTTTGCGGCAGAGTATATTGAAGAAGGCGTTTAGCGGGGAGTTGGTTTAA
- a CDS encoding type II toxin-antitoxin system RelE/ParE family toxin has protein sequence MDFTFRNKELEKLYITGKSKKLKLPSDIIEKFFARLQQIEAANDIYDLWNDKGLNFEKLTNTENSYSMRLKIKYRLEMDIDWKNNELTIGDFIITDISNHYS, from the coding sequence ATGGATTTTACATTCAGAAATAAAGAATTAGAAAAATTATATATTACCGGAAAATCAAAAAAATTGAAGCTCCCTAGTGATATAATAGAAAAATTCTTTGCGAGATTGCAACAAATTGAAGCAGCGAACGACATTTATGATTTATGGAATGACAAGGGTTTGAATTTTGAAAAATTGACAAACACTGAAAACTCCTATTCTATGCGTTTAAAAATAAAATACCGTCTTGAAATGGATATTGATTGGAAAAATAATGAACTCACCATTGGAGATTTCATTATTACCGATATTTCCAATCATTATTCTTAA
- a CDS encoding DEAD/DEAH box helicase family protein: protein MLNQNPEQIARDHIDKQLIASGWIIQDKKKFNLAAGLGIAIREYQTDIGPADYVLFVDKKAVGIIEAKREEEGIHLTSVEEQSARYANAKLRLLNNDPLPFVYESTGEITRFTNYKDPKPRSRNVFSFHRPETFLQWMKEDKTLRARLHDIPTLPIEGLRDCQITAITHLEKSFKDQRPKALIQMATGAGKTFTAISFIYRLLKYSKAKRILFLVDTKNLGEQAEGEFRSYTASEDNRLFTELYGVTRLSSSFIPNDSQVYISTIQRMYSILKETELDESAEEENPNEQFFEPKTAVPVGYNEKVPIEFFDFVVIDECHRSIYNLWKQVLDYFDVFQIGLTATPDNRTFGYFNQNLVCDYGYEKAVIDGVLVPYNVFTVETQITKEGSTIKIGEKVDKRERLTRKKFWEALDEDEVYSGKQLDKDIVNPSTIRTIIRAVKENLPAMFPDRFLTPTLSKGEGDETEIGNSEILVDAYANGFEVPKLLIFAKTDSHAEDIIEIVREEFGEENKFCKKITYKSLEDPKSVLQQFRNDYYPRIAVTVDMIATGTDIRPLEVLLFMRDVKSRSYYEQMKGRGTRTCSVEELKAKGTPSARFSKDHFVIIDAIGVESSQKTDSRPLEKAPGVSLKDILANVAMGNTSEDMLTTLANRLIRLERQLSEKDKLKFAEQADGFTINHIVKQLLNAYDPDTLTNSETGIRNVMRGFAPIEIEKAIETEKQKLIEAAVAVFHNPDLRDFIVDIRKKYDQIIDVVNIDAITNIGWVKDHASASSALIEDFKSWIESHKDEITALQLFYAQDYRHRTFTYKMIKELSEKLKTEKPLLAPLTVWRAYEQLEKTNGSTKSELIALVSLIRRVSGIDTMLTAYDKTVDKNFQNWIFKKNAGQHNAFTEDQMQWLRMMKDYVANSFHIDRDDFDLSPFNAEGGLSKMWQLFGEETDVIINELNEVLAA from the coding sequence ATGCTCAACCAAAATCCCGAACAAATCGCCAGAGACCATATCGACAAACAGTTGATCGCGAGCGGGTGGATTATTCAGGACAAGAAAAAATTCAATCTTGCAGCGGGATTGGGAATTGCCATCAGGGAATACCAAACCGATATTGGCCCTGCGGATTATGTACTGTTCGTTGACAAGAAAGCCGTTGGCATTATTGAAGCCAAACGCGAAGAGGAAGGCATTCATTTGACTTCGGTGGAAGAACAATCGGCGCGCTATGCCAATGCCAAACTGCGATTGTTGAACAACGATCCTTTGCCTTTTGTTTATGAAAGCACGGGCGAAATCACTCGTTTCACCAATTACAAAGACCCGAAACCCCGTTCCCGAAATGTTTTCAGTTTTCATCGACCGGAAACTTTCCTGCAATGGATGAAGGAAGACAAAACGTTACGTGCCCGTTTGCACGATATCCCTACCCTGCCCATTGAAGGTTTGCGGGATTGTCAAATTACCGCCATTACCCATCTGGAAAAATCATTCAAAGACCAGCGACCTAAAGCCTTGATTCAAATGGCAACGGGTGCAGGAAAAACCTTTACGGCGATTTCCTTTATTTATCGTTTGTTGAAATATTCGAAAGCCAAACGCATTTTGTTTTTGGTGGATACCAAAAACTTGGGCGAACAAGCCGAAGGTGAATTTCGTTCCTATACTGCCAGTGAAGACAATCGCTTGTTTACGGAATTGTACGGGGTGACTCGTTTGAGCAGTTCCTTCATTCCCAACGACAGTCAAGTATATATCAGTACCATTCAACGAATGTATTCCATCTTGAAGGAAACGGAACTGGATGAAAGTGCCGAAGAGGAAAACCCGAACGAACAATTTTTTGAACCCAAAACGGCAGTTCCTGTGGGCTACAACGAAAAAGTGCCCATAGAGTTCTTTGACTTTGTGGTCATTGACGAATGCCATCGCAGCATTTACAATTTATGGAAACAGGTGTTGGATTATTTCGATGTTTTTCAAATTGGACTGACGGCAACACCCGACAACAGAACCTTTGGTTATTTCAACCAAAATCTGGTTTGCGATTATGGTTATGAAAAAGCCGTGATCGATGGTGTTTTGGTTCCCTATAACGTGTTCACGGTGGAAACCCAAATTACCAAAGAAGGCAGTACGATAAAAATTGGAGAAAAGGTAGACAAGCGAGAACGACTCACCCGAAAGAAATTTTGGGAAGCCCTAGATGAAGATGAAGTGTATAGCGGCAAACAATTGGACAAAGACATTGTGAACCCCAGCACCATTCGCACCATAATCCGAGCGGTAAAAGAAAATTTGCCGGCGATGTTTCCCGACCGATTCCTCACCCCGACCCTCTCCAAAGGAGAGGGAGATGAAACCGAAATTGGGAATAGTGAAATTTTAGTTGATGCTTATGCCAATGGATTTGAAGTGCCCAAACTATTGATATTTGCCAAAACCGATTCCCATGCCGAAGACATTATCGAAATCGTGCGGGAGGAATTTGGCGAAGAAAACAAGTTTTGCAAAAAGATCACCTATAAAAGTCTGGAAGACCCGAAGTCAGTACTCCAACAGTTCCGAAATGACTATTATCCCCGTATTGCCGTAACGGTTGACATGATTGCCACTGGAACCGACATCCGACCGCTGGAAGTCTTGTTGTTTATGCGCGACGTGAAAAGCCGTTCCTATTACGAACAAATGAAAGGCCGTGGCACGCGAACTTGTTCCGTGGAAGAATTGAAAGCCAAGGGAACGCCTTCTGCCCGATTCAGCAAAGACCATTTCGTGATTATTGACGCCATTGGTGTCGAGAGTTCGCAGAAAACCGACAGCCGCCCTTTGGAAAAAGCACCCGGTGTTTCGTTGAAAGATATTCTAGCCAACGTTGCCATGGGGAATACTTCAGAAGACATGTTGACCACGCTGGCCAATCGCTTGATTCGTTTGGAACGCCAACTTTCCGAGAAAGACAAATTGAAGTTTGCCGAACAAGCCGATGGTTTTACGATTAACCATATCGTGAAACAGTTGTTGAACGCCTATGACCCAGATACCCTCACGAATAGTGAAACAGGAATCCGAAATGTTATGCGAGGCTTCGCTCCTATTGAAATTGAAAAAGCCATCGAGACTGAAAAACAAAAACTGATTGAAGCAGCGGTTGCAGTTTTCCACAATCCCGACTTGCGTGATTTTATCGTGGACATTCGCAAAAAATACGACCAGATTATTGACGTGGTCAATATAGACGCGATTACCAACATAGGTTGGGTAAAAGACCATGCTTCGGCAAGTTCCGCATTGATAGAAGACTTTAAAAGCTGGATTGAAAGCCACAAAGACGAAATCACGGCTTTGCAACTATTCTATGCGCAAGATTACCGCCACCGTACTTTTACCTACAAAATGATAAAAGAGCTAAGCGAAAAACTGAAAACCGAAAAACCCTTATTGGCACCCTTGACCGTTTGGCGTGCCTACGAACAACTGGAAAAAACCAACGGTTCGACCAAAAGCGAGCTGATTGCCCTGGTTTCCTTGATACGTCGCGTGAGCGGCATTGATACCATGCTCACGGCTTATGACAAAACAGTGGACAAAAATTTCCAAAACTGGATTTTCAAGAAAAATGCCGGACAACACAATGCCTTTACTGAAGACCAAATGCAATGGTTGCGAATGATGAAGGACTATGTCGCCAACAGTTTTCACATTGACCGAGATGATTTTGATTTAAGCCCTTTTAATGCCGAAGGCGGTTTGAGCAAAATGTGGCAGTTGTTTGGGGAAGAAACGGATGTGATTATTAATGAATTAAATGAGGTTTTAGCAGCTTAA
- a CDS encoding HigA family addiction module antitoxin — protein MATTQKLRPAIKFGPGYFIREQMEYRSWTQEELAEVMGMTIKHINKILKDKQPITLDTAKVLAEVFDTSPQYWLNLDANYRLWLDSVPSEKEKQAELKANLYERMPIRDMIAKNWIPAFADVYELYDNLLEFWNSKKLDFEEWDKQITPLLARKSESFNQYKASYTYTWYHKAMMVASTFSVPEFDKKGLVDLYQELHQYTIQENGINEFLEKLNQLGVIVFVLPHLQKTYLDGAAFYCKNNPVIVYTARYKRIDNFWFTIAHEIAHILYHLDENNSFFLDNFREEEINDLETEANQMASEKLKHDTIIDFLKPKLNYLSKQDIVSCANELAIHPAIIIGKLAHDKTISYANQNLFNENVISLLDEKYCIADVK, from the coding sequence ATGGCAACTACCCAAAAATTAAGACCCGCAATTAAATTTGGCCCAGGCTATTTCATTCGGGAACAAATGGAATACCGAAGCTGGACACAAGAAGAACTTGCTGAAGTGATGGGAATGACCATCAAACACATCAATAAAATACTAAAAGACAAGCAACCTATTACACTAGATACGGCTAAAGTATTGGCCGAGGTCTTTGATACTTCGCCTCAATATTGGTTGAATTTGGATGCCAATTACAGACTTTGGCTGGATTCTGTTCCTTCTGAAAAAGAAAAACAAGCAGAGCTTAAAGCCAATCTTTATGAACGTATGCCTATTAGAGACATGATTGCCAAAAACTGGATTCCAGCTTTTGCTGATGTATATGAACTTTATGATAACCTTCTAGAATTTTGGAACAGCAAAAAACTAGATTTTGAGGAATGGGACAAGCAAATTACGCCACTTTTAGCCAGAAAATCAGAGAGTTTCAATCAATACAAAGCCTCTTATACGTATACTTGGTACCATAAAGCAATGATGGTAGCAAGTACTTTTTCTGTTCCTGAATTTGATAAAAAAGGATTAGTAGATTTATACCAAGAATTGCATCAATATACCATACAGGAAAACGGCATAAACGAATTCTTAGAAAAATTAAACCAATTGGGCGTTATTGTTTTTGTATTGCCCCATTTGCAAAAAACCTATTTAGACGGTGCGGCTTTTTATTGCAAAAACAACCCCGTGATTGTTTACACCGCCAGATACAAACGCATTGATAACTTTTGGTTTACCATCGCACACGAAATAGCTCATATTTTATATCACTTGGATGAAAACAACAGTTTTTTTCTAGACAATTTTAGGGAAGAAGAAATAAATGATTTAGAAACCGAAGCCAACCAAATGGCCTCCGAAAAACTAAAACACGATACTATTATTGATTTTCTCAAACCGAAACTCAATTATCTTTCCAAGCAAGACATTGTTAGTTGTGCCAATGAACTAGCCATTCATCCCGCCATTATCATTGGCAAATTGGCACACGATAAAACCATTTCTTATGCCAACCAAAACCTTTTTAATGAAAACGTTATCAGCCTTTTGGATGAAAAATATTGTATAGCTGATGTCAAATAA
- a CDS encoding helix-turn-helix domain-containing protein, producing MKPFTFDQIPIMMNKLHDKLDHLEKLIVQISITKEDKEDILNIEEASKLLNLSVSTIYSKVSKREIPVNKQGKRIYFYRHELIQWIKSGRIKTYLEIENEIVKRSKI from the coding sequence ATGAAGCCATTTACTTTTGACCAAATACCTATTATGATGAACAAACTTCATGATAAATTAGATCATTTGGAAAAACTTATTGTACAAATCTCTATTACAAAAGAAGATAAGGAAGATATTCTAAATATTGAAGAAGCCTCTAAGCTTTTGAATCTATCTGTATCAACTATCTATAGTAAAGTAAGTAAGAGAGAAATTCCAGTTAATAAACAAGGTAAACGTATTTATTTCTATAGACATGAGTTAATTCAATGGATTAAGTCAGGTCGGATAAAGACTTATTTAGAAATCGAAAATGAAATTGTTAAAAGGTCAAAAATCTAG
- a CDS encoding SDR family oxidoreductase: MDLRLKDKVVVVSGSAGKEGSIGETIIKRLADEGAIPTLVDRNSRGFGYVEELQKKGIDALFVQTDVTNPEAMENAVKKIVEKYGRIDAVINNVGVNDGAGLESSYEEFMNSLKLNVVSYFLLTKYALPYLKESKGNILNIGSKVALTGQGGTSGYAAAKGGVLGLTREWAVDLIQFGIRSNAIIIAESYTPAYEDWIKTLADGETVLKKINKSIPFEGRMTQTKEIADTALFIISDCSSHTTGQFVFVDGGYVHLDRALINDLN, encoded by the coding sequence ATGGATTTAAGATTAAAAGACAAAGTTGTAGTCGTGTCAGGTTCCGCTGGCAAAGAAGGAAGCATTGGGGAAACCATCATCAAGCGATTGGCGGATGAAGGTGCCATACCAACACTTGTGGACAGAAACAGCAGAGGGTTTGGCTATGTGGAAGAACTCCAAAAGAAAGGAATCGACGCATTGTTTGTCCAAACGGACGTAACCAATCCAGAGGCAATGGAAAATGCTGTAAAAAAGATTGTTGAAAAATATGGAAGAATCGATGCAGTCATCAACAATGTCGGCGTAAATGACGGCGCGGGTTTGGAATCAAGCTATGAAGAATTTATGAATTCTTTGAAACTGAATGTGGTCAGCTATTTTTTATTGACCAAATATGCGCTTCCATATCTAAAAGAATCAAAAGGAAATATCCTGAACATAGGCTCCAAAGTGGCTTTGACAGGACAAGGAGGAACTTCGGGTTACGCAGCCGCAAAAGGCGGAGTTCTGGGGTTGACCAGAGAATGGGCAGTCGATTTGATTCAATTTGGGATTCGCTCCAATGCCATTATAATTGCAGAAAGTTATACTCCGGCATACGAAGATTGGATTAAAACATTGGCGGATGGCGAAACAGTTTTGAAAAAAATCAATAAAAGCATTCCGTTTGAGGGTAGAATGACCCAAACGAAAGAAATTGCAGATACGGCTCTTTTTATTATTTCAGATTGTTCTTCGCACACTACAGGACAATTTGTTTTTGTTGATGGAGGATACGTTCACTTAGATCGAGCTTTAATCAATGATTTAAATTAG